The Corticium candelabrum chromosome 17, ooCorCand1.1, whole genome shotgun sequence genome has a segment encoding these proteins:
- the LOC134193097 gene encoding uncharacterized protein LOC134193097, whose amino-acid sequence MSKAKFLANNSNKQQFIKMLRDQLEINNCKVHHAPGDADLLSVQKSVESAKMLTTILVGDDTDLLILLCYHSSLHSHRVFFQPEPKKSTKNPRVWNIQVVKEQLGPEICTHVLYCMPSLDVIQLPTCVALEKELPLRSSNQVYTFESKLKCSMHSQLPAKMLLLQDCKHWFVCTMGNLQKDLICCVIHVSARRWLPKHLIFNHRLCHPLQLQQSTTVSVYTFRYNNGKVLG is encoded by the coding sequence ATGTCGAAGGCTAAGTTTTTGGCCAACAATTCCAACAAGCAGCAGTTCATCAAAATGCTCAGAGATCAACTAGAGATAAACAACTGCAAAGTGCATCATGCTCCAGGGGATGCTGATTTACTAAGTGTACAAAAATCAGTGGAGTCTGCCAAAATGTTGACCACTATCCTAGTTGGTGATGACACAGACCTTCTCATCTTGTTGTGCTATCACTCAAGCTTGCACTCTCACAGAGTGTTTTTCCAACCAGAGCCAAAGAAGAGCACAAAGAATCCGCGCGTGTGGAACATCCAGGTTGTCAAGGAACAGCTAGGTCCTGAAATATGCACTCATGTGCTCTACTGCATGCCGTCCTTGGATGTGATACAACTTCCCACCTGTGTGGCATTGGAAAAGGAACTTCCCTTAAGAAGTTCAAATCAAGTATACACTTTCGAGAGCAAGCTAAAGTGTTCGATGCACAGTCAGCTTCCCGCAAAGATGTTATTGTTGCAGGATTGCAagcattggtttgtttgtacaatgGGAAACCTGCAGAAGGACTTGATTTGCTGCGTTATACACGTTTCTGCGAGAAGGTGGCTACCAAAACATCTTATATTCAACCACAGACTCTGCCACCCACTTCAGCTGCAACAAAGTACCACAGTCTCCGTGTATACTTTCAGATACAACAATGGAAAGGTTCTGGGTTGA
- the LOC134193147 gene encoding uncharacterized protein K02A2.6-like, with translation MSTVVGAVGPFEGNQEEWMHYVERVKFFCVANGITDTERKKAVLLSVCGVQTYKLIRNLLAPGKPEDAEYDDIVAKVKDHVNPKPSTVVQRFRFNSRSQKPGESVVQFMAELRRFSTDCDFGDTLADMLRDRLVCGVSDGRIQRRLLQEKELTFDKALSLARAMETAALNAEEIQRPTGDSVEGEVHKMQETKPSLPKMKCFRCLGFHPPNSCYAQRMQCHKCKKVGHLARACRGQRQPGQARNEIAAQSPVTKTHRVETTPLTPKAQQAVEEGQSDDGVEGMYTVYVVGKECQNEPLAVTVHINKKAVQMEVDTGASVSIVSESTYKKLWKRQELPGLRRPQVRLHTYSGEPLTVLGELDVRVRTQNQIATLPLIVVRNDGPNLLGRNWMKSLVLPWHEMLQKGHIKSIGTETSCTELLKRFDGVFEEGIGELKGTMAAVKVKEGSAARFFKPRPVPYAYRAKVEHELKRLEAEGIIEPVRFANWAAPIVPILKADGSIRICGDYRLTVNQVAETEKYPLPRVEDIFASLAGGQTFTKLDLSHAYQQVKLEEQSKQYLVINTHLGLFQYNRLPFGVAAAPAIFQRIMDCLLQGIPGTVVYLDDILITGRSQEEHLRNLEAVLSRLAGARIRLKRQKCSFLKKEIQYLGHRIDSKGIYPTDEKVQAVRAAPEPTDVGQLRAYLGLINYYGRFLPGLAKTLAPLYKLLRQGMNWRWGEEEKTAFRCSKAALQSDKLLVHYDPRIPLSLACDASPVGIGAVLSHQYPDGGERPIAYASRSLTKAEQGYAQIDREALSVVFGVKRFRQYVFGHQFTIFTDHKPLLTLLGENRGVPAMCSGRVQRWSLMLSSYQYTMTYRPGSLNSNADGLSRLPSSGVPDEEEEPVEAVLALQTLSSSSTKPITAVQIRRGTERDPVLSQVRQYTLTGWPSVVERADIRPYFNRRYELSVSGGCVFWGGRVVVPPQTRSSVLEELHVSHPGETRMKGLARSFVWWPGIDKELERVVKGCHTCQVHRKLPALAPLHPWAQADRAWSRLHIDFAGPFLGQSFLIVVDAYSKWLEVDTMTSTTARVTIKKLQRLFATHGIPEIVVSDNGAAFTSAEFRQFMEGNGIKHIYSAPYHPSSNGLAERAVATFKGAMKRMNSEYGSLESKIDRFLLRYRITPHATTGEPPALLLLGRMPRSRLDLLRPDLAAYTYKKQEQQRNDHDKRSRDRTFEVGQLVYVKNFGQGTPWVMATVKERTGPLSFRVMLPDGRMLRRHQDHIRSRQLEDDPLPNGTHTDPTASPPESNMTEELPSIEVTSEPGGSISETNGDHGGQGETVGHEATSNMEPASTGVRRSARARKAPDRLDL, from the coding sequence ATGTCCACTGTAGTGGGTGCCGTCGGTCCCTTTGAGGGAAATCAAGAGGAGTGGATGCATTACGTGGAGCGCGTGAAGTTCTTCTGCGTAGCCAACGGGATCACTGACACAGAGCGCAAGAAGGCGGTATTGTTGAGCGTATGTGGAGTGCAAACGTATAAGCTGATTCGCAACCTGTTGGCGCCTGGCAAGCCGGAAGACGCGGAGTATGACGACATCGTAGCAAAGGTCAAAGATCACGTGAACCCGAAGCCGTCCACTGTTGTTCAACGCTTCCGCTTCAACAGTAGATCACAGAAGCCAGGGGAATCAGTAGTGCAGTTTATGGCTGAACTGCGCCGTTTTTCCACGGATTGTGACTTTGGAGACACACTAGCTGACATGCTAAGGGACAGGTTGGTGTGCGGAGTGAGTGATGGGAGGATCCAACGGAGACTGCTGCAAGAAAAGGAACTCACGTTTGACAAAGCACTGAGTTTAGCCAGAGCGATGGAGACAGCTGCACTGAATGCAGAGGAGATTCAGAGACCGACTGGTGACAGCGTAGAAGGAGAGGTACACAAAATGCAGGAAACCAAGCCCAGTCTACCTAAGATGAAGTGTTTCCGGTGCCTTGGATTCCACCCACCAAACAGTTGTTATGCTCAGAGGATGCAGTGCCATAAGTGCAAGAAGGTTGGACACCTCGCTCGAGCATGTCGAGGCCAGCGACAGCCAGGCCAGGCAAGGAATGAAATAGCTGCCCAATCTCCTGTGACGAAAACACATCGAGTTGAAACCACACCTCTTACACCCAAAGCCCAACAAGCAGTGGAAGAAGGGCAAAGCGATGATGGAGTTGAAggaatgtatacagtatacgTTGTGGGTAAGGAGTGTCAGAATGAACCACTAGCAGTGACGGTTCATATCAACAAGAAAGCAGTACAGATGGAAGTTGATACTGGAGCATCAGTGTCAATTGTAAGTGAGAGCACTTACAAGAAACTGTGGAAGAGGCAAGAGTTGCCTGGTTTACGACGACCACAAGTGAGGTTGCATACTTACTCTGGGGAACCATTGACAGTGTTGGGAGAGCTGGATGTCCGAGTGCGGACTCAAAATCAGATTGCAACGCTACCACTAATAGTGGTGCGTAATGATGGACCCAATCTACTGGGAAGGAACTGGATGAAGTCACTCGTATTACCATGGCATGAAATGTTACAGAAGGGACACATCAAGTCCATTGGTACAGAGACGTCCTGCACAGAGTTGCTGAAGAGGTTTGATGGTGTGTTTGAAGAAGGGATTGGTGAGTTGAAAGGAACGATGGCTGCTGTCAAAGTGAAAGAGGGCAGTGCAGCGCGATTTTTCAAGCCGAGACCAGTACCATATGCCTACCGGGCGAAGGTAGAACATGAGCTAAAGCGACTAGAAGCTGAGGGCATAATTGAACCGGTTCGATTTGCCAACTGGGCGGCTCCCATTGTCCCCATATTGAAAGCTGACGGCTCCATTAGGATCTGTGGTGATTATCGACTCACGGTTAACCAGGTGGCAGAGACTGAGAAGTACCCATTACCAAGAGTGGAAGACATTTTTGCTTCGTTGGCTGGGGGACAGACATTTACAAAGCTCGATCTTAGTCATGCATATCAACAAGTGAAACTGGAAGAACAGTCCAAGCAATACCTGGTCATTAACACCCACTTGGGATTGTTTCAGTATAACAGGCTGCCGTTTGGAGTAGCAGCTGCACCAGCGATCTTCCAGAGGATAATGGATTGTCTGTTGCAGGGAATTCCAGGAACAGTGGTCTACCTAGATGATATTCTCATCACGGGTCGATCACAGGAGGAACATCTAAGGAACTTAGAAGCTGTGTTGAGCCGATTGGCAGGAGCAAGAATTCGGTTGAAAAGACAGAAGTGTTCCTTCTTGAAAAAGGAGATACAGTATTTAGGACATCGGATTGACAGCAAGGGAATTTACCCAACGGATGAGAAAGTCCAGGCTGTTCGAGCAGCGCCAGAACCCACCGACGTGGGCCAACTACGAGCCTATTTAGGGCTAATTAACTACTACGGCCGATTCCTACCAGGCCTAGCAAAGACCTTGGCGCCCTTGTACAAGCTCCTTCGTCAAGGAATGAACTGGAGATGGGGTGAAGAAGAAAAGACGGCATTCAGATGTTCAAAGGCAGCATTACAGTCAGATAAGCTACTAGTTCATTACGATCCGAGGATACCTTTGTCGCTTGCCTGTGATGCTTCACCGGTAGGGATAGGAGCCGTGTTGTCACATCAGTACCCGGATGGTGGGGAAAGACCGATTGCCTACGCGTCCCGTTCTTTGACCAAGGCGGAACAAGGATATGCACAGATCGACAGGGAAGCATTGTCAGTGGTGTTTGGGGTTAAACGGTTTCGACAGTACGTGTTTGGACACCAGTTTACCATTTTTACCGACCATAAACCACTGCTCACCTTATTGGGGGAGAACAGAGGCGTACCAGCAATGTGCTCCGGACGAGTGCAACGTTGGTCACTGATGCTGTCCAGTTATCAGTATACAATGACGTATCGACCCGGATCGTTAAATAGCAATGCAGATGGGTTAAGCCGACTGCCAAGCAGTGGGGTGCCCGACGAAGAGGAAGAGCCTGTGGAGGCTGTGCTGGCATTGCAGACACTGAGTTCATCGTCAACCAAACCAATCACCGCAGTCCAGATACGACGGGGGACGGAGAGAGACCCAGTGTTATCCCAAGTGCGTCAGTATACACTGACTGGATGGCCAAGTGTTGTGGAACGAGCTGATATCCGGCCGTACTTTAACCGACGCTACGAGCTAAGCGTTTCAGGTGGCTGTGTGTTTTGGGGAGGACGCGTGGTAGTACCACCTCAAACACGATCATCAGTGTTAGAAGAGCTTCATGTATCACACCCAGGAGAAACAAGGATGAAGGGGCTTGCTCGAAGTTTCGTATGGTGGCCGGGCATAGACAAGGAGCTGGAGAGAGTAGTGAAAGGATGCCACACTTGTCAGGTACATCGCAAATTGCCGGCGTTGGCACCTCTGCATCCGTGggcacaagcagacagagcaTGGTCTCGCTTACACATTGATTTTGCTGGGCCGTTTCTTGGCCAGTCGTTCCTTATCGTAGTTGACGCCTATTCCAAGTGGCTGGAGGTGGACACTATGACATCTACGACGGCGCGCGTAACGATCAAGAAGCTGCAGCGGTTATTTGCAACACATGGCATTCCAGAGATAGTAGTATCTGATAATGGGGCTGCCTTTACCAGTGCTGAATTTCGGCAATTTATGGAAGGAAATGGCATTAAGCACATCTATTCTGCGCCATATCACCCATCGTCTAACGGGTTGGCAGAACGAGCAGTAGCAACCTTCAAAGGGGCTATGAAGAGAATGAATTCGGAGTATGGATCATTGGAGAGTAAAATTGACAGATTCCTGCTGCGGTACCGAATCACACCACACGCTACCACTGGTGAACCACCGGCTCTCTTACTGTTAGGGCGGATGCCGCGGAGTAGATTGGATCTACTACGTCCCGACTTGGCGGCCTATACGTACAAGAAGCAGGAGCAACAAAGAAACGACCATGATAAGCGCAGTCGAGACCGAACGTTTGAGGTTGGACAGTTGGTGTACGTGAAAAATTTTGGACAGGGCACGCCATGGGTGATGGCAACAGTGAAAGAAAGAACGGGTCCACTATCATTCCGAGTCATGTTGCCTGATGGTAGAATGTTACGAAGACACCAAGATCACATTCGGTCGCGTCAACTGGAAGATGACCCACTACCCAACGGCACACATACAGACCCCACTGCATCACCACCGGAGTCTAACATGACGGAAGAACTGCCTTCAATCGAGGTAACAAGTGAACCAGGAGGGAGCATCTCGGAAACAAACGGTGACCACGGTGGTCAGGGGGAAACGGTTGGCCATGAAGCAACCAGCAACATGGAGCCGGCATCAACCGGGGTCAGAAGATCTGCTCGAGCAAGGAAGGCGCCGGACAGACTAGACTTGTAA